From a single Streptomyces rubradiris genomic region:
- a CDS encoding THUMP-like domain-containing protein — protein MNDLALLLTPEGRALLDEVRDTEPARELAVATRLRRDHPAELVSAALGQARLRQRAVAKFGAEDAGRMFFTPNGVEQSTRASVAAYRARRLTELGVTSVADLCCGIGGDAIALARAGIRVLAVDRDPLTAAAARANAEALGLAELIEVREADVTEVDTAGYDAVFADPARRGGRGRVFDPEAYSPPLSWAVETARRAPRAALKIAPGIPHEIVPAEAEAEWISDGGDVKEAVLWFGTGAPGAVRATLLPGPRTLLGRGLPDPAVRPVGRYLYEPDGAVIRAHLVAEVAEELGGGLLDATIAYVTADEPRPTPYATGYEITDRLPFNVKRLKALLREREVGTLTVKKRGSAVEPEELRRKVRPQGPNAATVFLTRVAGAPTMLIGQPLG, from the coding sequence GTGAACGACCTCGCTCTGCTCCTCACCCCCGAAGGCCGCGCCCTCCTCGACGAGGTGCGCGACACCGAGCCCGCGCGGGAACTCGCGGTGGCCACCCGGCTGCGCCGCGACCACCCCGCCGAACTGGTCTCGGCCGCGCTGGGCCAGGCCCGGCTGCGGCAGCGGGCGGTGGCGAAGTTCGGGGCGGAGGACGCCGGCCGGATGTTCTTCACCCCGAACGGGGTCGAGCAGTCCACCCGGGCGAGCGTGGCCGCCTACCGGGCGCGGCGGCTGACGGAGCTGGGCGTGACCTCCGTGGCCGACCTGTGCTGCGGCATCGGCGGGGACGCCATCGCGCTGGCGCGGGCCGGAATCCGGGTACTGGCCGTGGACCGCGACCCGCTGACCGCGGCGGCGGCCCGCGCCAACGCCGAGGCGCTGGGCCTGGCGGAGCTGATCGAGGTGCGCGAGGCCGATGTGACGGAGGTGGACACCGCCGGGTACGACGCGGTGTTCGCGGACCCGGCCCGGCGCGGCGGGCGCGGCCGGGTGTTCGACCCCGAGGCGTACTCGCCGCCGCTGTCCTGGGCGGTCGAGACGGCCCGCCGGGCGCCCCGCGCGGCGCTGAAGATCGCGCCCGGCATCCCGCACGAGATCGTCCCGGCCGAGGCCGAGGCCGAGTGGATCTCGGACGGCGGGGACGTGAAGGAGGCCGTGCTGTGGTTCGGCACCGGGGCGCCGGGCGCCGTACGGGCCACCCTGCTGCCGGGACCGCGCACGCTGCTCGGCCGCGGCCTGCCCGACCCGGCGGTGCGGCCGGTGGGGCGGTACCTGTACGAGCCGGACGGCGCGGTCATCCGCGCCCACCTGGTCGCGGAGGTGGCCGAGGAGCTCGGCGGCGGGCTGCTGGACGCGACCATCGCCTACGTCACCGCCGACGAGCCGCGGCCCACTCCGTACGCCACCGGCTACGAGATCACCGACCGGCTGCCCTTCAACGTCAAGCGGCTCAAGGCCCTGCTGCGCGAGCGCGAGGTCGGCACGCTGACCGTGAAGAAGCGCGGCTCGGCCGTCGAACCGGAGGAGCTGCGCCGCAAGGTGAGGCCGCAGGGGCCGAACGCGGCCACCGTCTTCCTCACCCGGGTGGCGGGGGCGCCGACGATGCTGATCGGTCAGCCGCTGGGCTGA
- a CDS encoding RNA polymerase sigma factor, with amino-acid sequence MWAVRPQPTADRPTPAQAIETVFRLQAPRVIAGVTRIVRDVGIAEELAQDALVAALEQWPRDGVPDNPGAWLTAIARRRAVDLVRRREVYARKLAEIGRDLETTAPPAEPAEPDGIDDDLLRLVFTACHPVLTPQARTALTLRLLGGLTTAEIARAFLVPEATVAQRIVRAKRTLAAKNVAFEVPYGPDRAARLGSVLDVVYLIFNEGYAATAGDDWLRPGLCEDALRLARVLSGLMPGEPEVHGLSALLEFQASRTPARTAPDGTPVLLRDQDRRRWNRMLIARGVHALERAGATAAGPPGPYALQAAIAACHARAYTYEETDWRAIAALYGLLAARAPSPVVELNRAVAVSMAEGPQRGLELVDALAAEPALRGYHLLPSVRGDLLARLGRVPEAREEFLRAAGLTRNERERALLLRRADQPSG; translated from the coding sequence ATGTGGGCTGTGCGACCACAGCCCACGGCAGACCGGCCGACCCCCGCCCAGGCCATCGAGACCGTCTTCCGGCTCCAGGCGCCGCGGGTGATCGCCGGCGTCACGCGGATCGTGCGGGACGTCGGGATCGCCGAGGAACTGGCGCAGGACGCGCTGGTCGCCGCGCTGGAGCAGTGGCCCCGGGACGGGGTGCCCGACAACCCCGGTGCCTGGCTGACGGCCATCGCCCGGCGCCGGGCGGTCGACCTGGTCCGGCGCCGCGAGGTCTACGCCCGCAAACTGGCCGAGATCGGCCGGGACCTGGAGACCACCGCGCCGCCCGCGGAGCCCGCGGAGCCCGACGGCATCGACGACGACCTGCTCCGGCTGGTCTTCACCGCCTGCCACCCGGTGCTGACCCCGCAGGCCCGCACCGCGCTCACGCTGCGCCTGCTCGGCGGCCTGACCACGGCCGAGATCGCCCGCGCCTTCCTGGTGCCGGAGGCGACGGTCGCGCAGCGGATCGTCCGCGCCAAACGCACCCTCGCGGCGAAGAACGTCGCCTTCGAGGTGCCGTACGGGCCCGACCGCGCCGCCCGCCTCGGCTCCGTCCTGGACGTCGTCTACCTGATCTTCAACGAGGGGTACGCGGCCACCGCCGGCGACGACTGGCTGCGCCCCGGCCTGTGTGAGGACGCCTTGCGGCTGGCCCGGGTGCTGTCCGGGCTGATGCCGGGGGAGCCCGAGGTGCACGGCCTGAGCGCGCTGCTGGAGTTCCAGGCGTCCCGCACCCCCGCCCGTACCGCCCCCGACGGCACACCGGTGCTGCTGCGGGACCAGGACCGCCGCCGCTGGAACCGCATGCTCATCGCGCGCGGGGTGCACGCGCTGGAGCGCGCCGGGGCCACCGCGGCGGGACCGCCGGGACCGTACGCCCTCCAGGCGGCCATCGCCGCCTGCCACGCGCGCGCGTACACCTACGAGGAGACCGACTGGCGGGCCATCGCCGCCCTGTACGGACTGCTGGCCGCCCGCGCGCCGTCCCCGGTGGTCGAGCTGAACCGCGCGGTCGCCGTGTCGATGGCCGAGGGGCCGCAGCGGGGCCTGGAACTGGTGGACGCCCTGGCCGCCGAACCCGCGCTGCGCGGCTACCACCTGCTGCCCAGCGTCCGCGGCGACCTGCTGGCCCGGCTGGGACGCGTCCCCGAGGCCCGCGAGGAGTTCCTCCGGGCGGCCGGTCTGACCCGCAACGAACGCGAACGCGCGCTGCTGCTGCGCCGGGCGGATCAGCCCAGCGGCTGA
- a CDS encoding YciI family protein produces MPRYLSLVRIDESTAPAGGPSPELMQRMGELIEEMTKAGVLLDTSGLTPAAQAVRVAWDGERTSVTDGPFAESKEVVGGYAFMQCKDRAEALEWTRRFLSIHGPEWTIACELREIVEY; encoded by the coding sequence ATGCCCCGCTACCTGTCGCTCGTGCGCATCGACGAGTCCACCGCGCCCGCCGGGGGCCCCAGCCCGGAGCTGATGCAGCGGATGGGTGAGCTGATCGAGGAGATGACCAAGGCCGGCGTCCTGCTCGACACCTCCGGGCTGACCCCGGCCGCGCAGGCCGTCCGGGTGGCCTGGGACGGCGAGCGGACCTCCGTGACCGACGGGCCGTTCGCCGAGTCCAAGGAGGTCGTCGGCGGCTACGCGTTCATGCAGTGCAAGGACCGCGCCGAGGCCCTGGAATGGACCCGGCGCTTCCTGAGCATCCACGGCCCGGAGTGGACCATCGCCTGCGAGCTGCGGGAAATCGTTGAGTACTGA
- a CDS encoding LCP family protein — translation MTRHEEQGDTGRRTGRRSTALRIAGLTLTGTLALAVAAAGWAYWHLNHNITSVDIDSALGDDRPARAMLTPAPAASADGPPVPTGSLNVLVLGSDSRSGEANRELGGGDSEGARSDTAMVVHLDAGRTTATVVSIPRDTLVTRPSCPLDSGGASAPAYGVMFNSAYAVGGPVCAVKTVETLTGVRMDHYLEIDFSGFARLVDALGGVDVTTGQDIDDDQSHLHLAAGTHHLDGAQALALARTRHGIGDGSDLGRIGLQQTLVKALLEQVADAGLLTDPARLYRVADAATAGLTTDTGLDSLGELMSLGRSLEGLTADRVTTVTMPVVTAPSDPNRVIPEEPRASELWASLR, via the coding sequence GTGACGCGACACGAGGAGCAAGGCGACACGGGCAGACGGACGGGCCGGCGGTCCACGGCGCTCCGGATCGCCGGCCTGACCCTGACGGGCACCCTGGCGCTGGCCGTGGCGGCGGCGGGCTGGGCGTACTGGCACCTGAACCACAACATCACCAGCGTCGACATCGACAGCGCGCTCGGCGACGACCGGCCCGCCCGCGCGATGCTCACCCCCGCCCCGGCCGCCTCCGCCGACGGCCCCCCGGTGCCCACCGGCTCGCTGAACGTCCTGGTCCTCGGCTCGGACTCGCGCAGCGGCGAGGCCAACCGGGAACTGGGCGGCGGGGACAGCGAGGGCGCCCGGTCCGACACGGCGATGGTCGTGCACCTCGACGCGGGCCGGACGACGGCGACCGTGGTCAGCATCCCGCGCGACACGCTCGTCACCCGCCCGTCCTGCCCGCTCGACTCGGGCGGCGCCTCGGCACCGGCGTACGGCGTGATGTTCAACAGCGCCTACGCGGTGGGCGGTCCGGTGTGCGCGGTGAAGACCGTGGAGACCCTCACCGGCGTCCGCATGGACCACTACCTCGAAATCGACTTCTCCGGCTTCGCCCGGCTGGTCGACGCGCTCGGCGGGGTGGACGTCACCACCGGCCAGGACATCGACGACGACCAGAGCCACCTGCACCTCGCGGCCGGCACCCACCACCTCGACGGCGCACAAGCCCTGGCCCTCGCCCGCACCCGGCACGGCATAGGCGACGGCAGCGACCTGGGCCGCATAGGGCTCCAGCAGACGCTGGTGAAGGCCCTGCTGGAGCAGGTCGCCGACGCCGGACTGCTCACCGACCCGGCCCGGCTGTACCGGGTCGCCGACGCCGCCACCGCCGGCCTGACCACCGACACCGGACTGGACTCCCTGGGCGAGCTGATGAGCCTCGGCCGGAGCCTGGAGGGCCTCACCGCCGACCGGGTGACCACGGTGACGATGCCGGTCGTCACGGCCCCCTCCGACCCCAACCGCGTGATCCCCGAGGAACCCCGGGCGAGCGAACTCTGGGCGTCCCTGCGCTGA
- a CDS encoding LacI family DNA-binding transcriptional regulator, which produces MKPPKPAATQTATLAEIAREAGVSAPTVSKVLNGRADVAPATRTRVEELLRAHGYRRRRAEASRSPLIDLVFHELESAWALEVIRGVENVARDAGLSVVLSESAGRLTPGRTWADQVAARRPHGVVLVLSDLDESQRALLTSRSVPFVVMDPAGDPGPDVPSIGATNWQGGLAATRHLVELGHTRIGAISGPSRMMGSRARMDGYRAALETAGLPVDPSLVLTGDFHHDAGYRLGLELLRRPDRPTAVFAGNDLQALGLYEAARELGLRIPEDLSVVGFDDLPVARWVGPPLTTVRQPLTEMAEAAARLVLELGRAEDERATTRVELATSLVVRSSTAAPAPAGS; this is translated from the coding sequence ATGAAGCCGCCGAAGCCCGCAGCAACCCAGACGGCGACCCTCGCCGAGATCGCCCGGGAGGCCGGGGTCTCCGCCCCGACTGTTTCGAAGGTCCTCAACGGCCGCGCCGATGTCGCCCCGGCGACGCGCACCCGGGTCGAGGAGCTGCTGCGCGCCCACGGCTACCGGCGCCGGCGCGCCGAGGCGTCCCGCTCGCCGCTGATCGACCTCGTCTTCCACGAACTGGAGAGCGCCTGGGCGCTGGAGGTCATCCGGGGCGTGGAGAACGTGGCCAGGGACGCCGGGCTGAGCGTGGTGCTGTCCGAGTCGGCCGGCCGGCTCACCCCCGGCCGCACCTGGGCCGACCAGGTCGCCGCCCGCCGCCCGCACGGCGTGGTGCTGGTGCTGTCCGACCTCGACGAGTCCCAGCGGGCCCTGTTGACCAGCCGCTCCGTCCCGTTCGTGGTGATGGACCCGGCCGGCGACCCGGGCCCGGACGTGCCCTCCATCGGCGCCACCAACTGGCAGGGCGGGCTCGCCGCCACCCGGCACCTGGTGGAGCTCGGCCACACCCGGATCGGCGCCATCAGCGGCCCGTCCCGGATGATGGGCAGCCGCGCCCGGATGGACGGCTACCGGGCGGCGCTGGAGACGGCCGGGCTGCCCGTGGACCCCTCGCTGGTGCTGACCGGCGACTTCCACCACGACGCCGGGTACCGCCTGGGACTGGAGCTGCTGCGCCGCCCGGACCGGCCCACCGCCGTCTTCGCGGGCAACGACCTCCAGGCCCTCGGCCTGTACGAGGCCGCCCGGGAACTGGGCCTGCGCATCCCGGAGGACCTCAGCGTGGTCGGCTTCGACGACCTGCCGGTGGCCCGCTGGGTGGGCCCCCCGCTGACCACCGTACGGCAGCCGCTGACCGAGATGGCCGAGGCCGCGGCCCGGCTGGTGCTGGAGCTGGGGCGGGCCGAGGACGAGCGGGCGACGACCCGGGTCGAGCTGGCGACGAGCCTGGTGGTGCGCTCCAGCACCGCCGCTCCCGCGCCGGCCGGGAGCTGA
- the tsaD gene encoding tRNA (adenosine(37)-N6)-threonylcarbamoyltransferase complex transferase subunit TsaD, translating to MTDEPLVLGIETSCDETGVGIVRGTTLLADAVASSVDEHARFGGVVPEVASRAHLEAMVPTIDRALKEAGVSAKDLDGIAVTAGPGLAGALLVGVSAAKAYAYALGKPLYGVNHLASHICVDQLEHGPLPEPTMALLVSGGHSSLLLSADITSDVRPMGATIDDAAGEAFDKIARVLNLGFPGGPVIDRYAKEGDPAAIAFPRGLTGPRDPAYDFSFSGLKTAVARWIEARRAAGEEVPVRDVAASFQEAVVDVLTRKAVRACKDEGVDHLMIGGGVAANSRLRALAQERCEAAGIRLRVPRPKLCTDNGAMVAALGAEMVARNRAASSWDLSADSSLPVTDPHVPGHGHDHVHEVSKENLYS from the coding sequence ATGACTGACGAACCTCTCGTCCTCGGCATCGAGACCTCCTGCGACGAGACCGGCGTCGGCATCGTCCGCGGCACCACCCTGCTGGCGGACGCCGTCGCCTCCAGCGTCGACGAGCACGCCCGGTTCGGTGGTGTCGTACCGGAGGTGGCGTCCCGGGCCCACCTGGAGGCGATGGTCCCCACCATCGACCGCGCGCTGAAGGAGGCGGGAGTCAGCGCCAAGGACCTGGACGGCATCGCGGTCACCGCGGGCCCCGGCCTCGCGGGCGCCCTGCTCGTCGGCGTCTCGGCGGCCAAGGCGTACGCCTACGCCCTCGGCAAGCCCTTGTACGGCGTGAACCACCTCGCCTCGCACATCTGCGTGGACCAGCTGGAGCACGGCCCGCTGCCCGAGCCGACGATGGCCCTGCTGGTCTCCGGCGGCCACTCCTCGCTGCTGCTGTCCGCGGACATCACCTCCGATGTGCGCCCGATGGGTGCGACCATCGACGACGCGGCCGGCGAGGCCTTCGACAAGATCGCCCGCGTGCTGAACCTGGGCTTCCCCGGCGGCCCCGTCATCGACCGCTACGCCAAGGAGGGCGACCCGGCGGCCATCGCCTTCCCGCGCGGCCTGACCGGCCCCCGCGACCCGGCGTACGACTTCTCCTTCTCCGGCCTGAAGACCGCCGTGGCCCGGTGGATCGAGGCCAGGCGCGCGGCCGGCGAGGAGGTCCCGGTCCGTGACGTCGCCGCCTCCTTCCAGGAGGCCGTGGTCGACGTGCTGACCCGCAAGGCCGTCCGCGCCTGCAAGGACGAGGGCGTGGACCACCTGATGATCGGCGGCGGTGTCGCGGCCAACTCCCGGCTGCGCGCCCTCGCCCAGGAGCGCTGCGAGGCGGCCGGCATCCGGCTGCGCGTGCCGCGCCCCAAGCTGTGCACGGACAACGGCGCGATGGTGGCCGCGCTGGGCGCCGAGATGGTCGCCCGCAACCGGGCCGCCTCCAGCTGGGACCTGTCGGCCGACTCCTCCCTGCCGGTGACCGACCCGCACGTCCCCGGACACGGCCACGACCACGTGCACGAGGTCAGCAAGGAGAACCTGTACTCGTGA
- the rimI gene encoding ribosomal protein S18-alanine N-acetyltransferase — translation MRWWDIDPVLELERDLFPEDAWSRGMFWSELAHARGPESTRCYLVAESADGRIVGYGGLAAAGDVADVQTIAVARDHQGTGLGARLLAELLRAATAFECPEVMLECRVDNVRAQKLYERFGFVPVGFRRGYYQPGNVDALVMRLTTGSDSGTAAGSDPVQGTEIND, via the coding sequence ATGCGCTGGTGGGACATCGACCCGGTCCTGGAGCTGGAGCGGGACCTGTTCCCCGAGGACGCCTGGTCCCGCGGGATGTTCTGGTCCGAGCTGGCCCACGCCCGGGGCCCCGAGTCCACCCGGTGCTACCTCGTCGCCGAGTCCGCCGACGGCCGGATCGTCGGGTACGGGGGCCTGGCCGCGGCCGGTGACGTGGCCGACGTCCAGACCATCGCCGTCGCCCGCGACCACCAGGGCACCGGCCTCGGCGCCCGCCTGCTGGCGGAACTGCTGCGCGCGGCGACCGCGTTCGAGTGCCCCGAGGTGATGCTCGAATGCCGGGTCGACAACGTCCGCGCCCAGAAGCTCTACGAACGCTTCGGCTTCGTCCCCGTCGGTTTCCGGCGCGGCTACTACCAGCCCGGCAACGTGGACGCCCTGGTGATGCGCCTGACCACGGGATCCGACAGCGGCACCGCCGCCGGGTCCGACCCAGTACAAGGAACCGAGATCAATGACTGA
- the tsaB gene encoding tRNA (adenosine(37)-N6)-threonylcarbamoyltransferase complex dimerization subunit type 1 TsaB: MLLLALDTATPAVTVALHDGTDVIASTSQVDARRHGELLLPAVDRVLARAGLKLESVTGVVVGTGPGPYTGLRVGLMTADTFGLALGVPVHGVCTLDGLAYAADIEKGPFVVATDARRKEVYWATYADSRTRLTDPAVDRPADIAERVAGLPAVGAGALLYPDTFPSAHEPEHVSAAALASLAAERLAAGGELPAPRPLYLRRPDAQVPKNYKVVTPK, encoded by the coding sequence GTGCTCTTGCTCGCTCTGGATACCGCAACACCCGCCGTCACCGTCGCGCTGCACGACGGCACGGACGTCATCGCCTCGACGAGCCAGGTGGACGCGCGCCGGCACGGAGAGCTGCTGCTGCCGGCCGTCGACCGGGTCCTCGCCCGGGCCGGACTGAAGCTGGAGTCCGTCACCGGCGTCGTCGTCGGCACCGGACCCGGCCCCTACACCGGCCTGCGCGTCGGCCTGATGACCGCGGACACCTTCGGCCTCGCGCTCGGTGTCCCGGTGCACGGCGTGTGCACGCTGGACGGCCTCGCCTACGCCGCCGACATCGAGAAGGGCCCCTTCGTCGTGGCGACCGACGCCCGGCGCAAGGAGGTCTACTGGGCGACGTACGCCGACTCCCGCACCCGGCTGACCGATCCGGCCGTGGACCGCCCCGCCGACATCGCCGAGCGGGTCGCGGGCCTGCCCGCGGTCGGCGCGGGCGCGCTGCTCTACCCGGACACGTTCCCGAGCGCCCACGAGCCCGAGCACGTGTCCGCCGCCGCGCTCGCCTCGCTCGCGGCGGAGCGGCTGGCCGCGGGCGGCGAACTGCCCGCGCCCCGGCCGCTGTACCTGCGCCGCCCGGACGCCCAGGTCCCCAAGAACTACAAGGTGGTCACCCCCAAGTGA
- the tsaE gene encoding tRNA (adenosine(37)-N6)-threonylcarbamoyltransferase complex ATPase subunit type 1 TsaE produces the protein MERPAAPAAHAAAEIRLTITSPEQMRELGRRLAGLLRAGDLVMLSGELGAGKTTLTRGLGEGLGVRGAVTSPTFVIARVHPSLGDGPPLVHVDAYRLAGGLDEMEDLDLDVSLPDSVIVVEWGEGKVEELAEDRLQVVIHRAVGDTTDEVRHVTLTGLGERWAEAGLGTLAG, from the coding sequence ATGGAACGACCAGCAGCACCAGCAGCGCACGCGGCCGCTGAGATCCGGCTGACGATCACCTCCCCCGAGCAGATGCGGGAGCTGGGCCGGCGGCTGGCCGGGCTGCTGCGCGCGGGCGACCTGGTGATGCTCAGCGGGGAGCTCGGCGCGGGCAAGACCACCCTGACCCGGGGGCTCGGCGAGGGGCTCGGGGTACGCGGCGCGGTCACCTCGCCGACCTTCGTCATCGCCCGGGTGCACCCGTCCCTCGGCGACGGCCCGCCCCTCGTGCACGTCGACGCCTACCGCCTGGCCGGCGGCCTGGACGAGATGGAGGACCTGGACCTCGACGTCTCGCTGCCGGACTCGGTGATCGTCGTGGAGTGGGGCGAGGGCAAGGTCGAGGAACTGGCCGAGGACCGCCTCCAGGTCGTCATCCACCGCGCGGTCGGCGACACGACGGACGAGGTCCGGCACGTGACGCTGACCGGGCTGGGGGAGCGGTGGGCCGAGGCGGGCCTGGGGACGCTGGCGGGCTGA
- a CDS encoding alpha/beta fold hydrolase has translation MSESSAETVADLVASAASASAAGAAGSWRRATGIAGAALGVLAAGAAAGVAVERMTVGREVRRKARLALDAAGPYGTLRGTPGTAYADDGTELYYEVDEAEPDQGPEVSPRRRRLFGSKAPAPVTVVFCHGYCLSQDSWHFQRAALRGVVRTVYWDQRSHGRSGRGVAQTRDRVPVTIDQLGRDLKAVLDAAVPDGPVVLVGHSMGGMTVMALAAQYPELIRDRVAATAFVGSSSGRLGEVNFGLPVAGVNAVRRILPGVLRALGRQAELVEKGRRATADLFAGIIKRYSFAGGEVDPSVERFAERMIESTPIDVVAEFYPAFTDHDKTEALARFRDLPVLVLAGVQDLVTPSEHSEAIAGLLPDAELVLVPDAGHLVMLEHPEVVTDRLADLLTRAGAGPAGATVSGYGTTSSTSSARGR, from the coding sequence GTGAGCGAGAGCAGCGCGGAGACCGTGGCGGACCTCGTCGCCTCGGCCGCCTCCGCCTCCGCCGCGGGGGCGGCCGGGAGCTGGCGCCGGGCGACCGGCATCGCCGGTGCCGCGCTGGGCGTGCTCGCCGCGGGCGCGGCGGCCGGTGTCGCCGTGGAGCGGATGACGGTGGGGCGCGAGGTGCGCCGCAAGGCCCGGCTGGCGCTGGACGCGGCCGGCCCGTACGGCACCCTGCGCGGCACCCCCGGCACGGCGTACGCCGACGACGGCACCGAGCTGTACTACGAGGTCGACGAGGCCGAGCCCGACCAGGGCCCGGAGGTCTCCCCGCGCCGCCGCCGGCTCTTCGGCAGCAAGGCGCCCGCCCCGGTCACCGTCGTCTTCTGCCACGGCTACTGCCTCAGCCAGGACTCCTGGCACTTCCAGCGGGCCGCCCTGCGCGGGGTCGTACGGACCGTGTACTGGGACCAGCGCAGCCACGGCCGGTCCGGGCGGGGCGTGGCCCAGACCCGGGACCGGGTGCCGGTCACCATCGACCAGCTCGGCCGGGACCTGAAGGCCGTGCTGGACGCCGCCGTCCCCGACGGCCCGGTGGTGCTGGTCGGCCACTCGATGGGCGGGATGACGGTGATGGCGCTGGCCGCCCAGTACCCCGAGCTGATCCGGGACCGGGTGGCCGCCACCGCCTTCGTGGGCTCGTCGTCCGGGCGGCTCGGCGAGGTCAACTTCGGGCTCCCGGTGGCCGGGGTCAACGCGGTGCGCCGGATCCTGCCCGGGGTGCTCCGGGCGCTCGGCCGGCAGGCGGAGCTGGTGGAGAAGGGGCGCCGGGCCACCGCCGACCTGTTCGCCGGGATCATCAAGCGGTACTCGTTCGCGGGCGGGGAGGTCGACCCGTCGGTGGAGCGGTTCGCCGAGCGGATGATCGAGTCCACGCCGATCGACGTCGTCGCCGAGTTCTACCCGGCCTTCACCGACCACGACAAGACCGAGGCGCTCGCCCGCTTCCGGGACCTGCCGGTGCTGGTGCTGGCCGGGGTGCAGGACCTGGTCACGCCCAGTGAGCACAGCGAGGCCATCGCCGGCCTGCTGCCCGACGCCGAGCTGGTGCTCGTGCCGGACGCCGGGCACCTGGTGATGCTGGAGCACCCCGAGGTGGTCACCGACCGGCTCGCCGACCTGCTCACCCGCGCGGGAGCGGGGCCCGCAGGGGCTACCGTAAGTGGCTATGGAACGACCAGCAGCACCAGCAGCGCACGCGGCCGCTGA
- the alr gene encoding alanine racemase has product MTETAAEPTAALRARAEIDLGALRANVRALRARAKGAAVMAVVKSDAYGHGAVPCARAALAAGATWLGTATAEEALALRAAGLSGRLLCWLWVPGGPWREAVEADIDVSLSGMWALREVTAAARAAGRPARVQLKADTGLGRNGCQPGADWAELVGEALRAEAEGLVRVTGLWSHFACADEPGHPSIAAQLTRFREMVAYAEERGVRPEVRHIANSPAALTLPESHFDLVRTGIAMYGVSPSPELGTPADFGLRPVMTLSASLALVKHAPGGHGVSYGHHYVTPGETTLGLVPVGYADGIPRHASGSGPVLVDGKWRTVAGRVAMDQFVVDLGGDEPPVGTEAVLFGPGDRGEPTAEDWAQACGTIAYEIVTRIGTRVPRVHVDEREAG; this is encoded by the coding sequence ATGACTGAGACAGCAGCTGAGCCGACCGCCGCCCTGCGCGCCCGCGCCGAGATCGATCTGGGCGCCCTGCGCGCCAATGTGCGCGCCCTGCGCGCCCGGGCGAAGGGCGCCGCCGTGATGGCCGTCGTCAAGTCCGACGCGTACGGCCACGGCGCGGTGCCGTGCGCCCGCGCCGCCCTCGCGGCCGGTGCCACCTGGCTCGGCACGGCCACCGCCGAGGAGGCCCTCGCACTGCGTGCCGCCGGGCTGTCCGGCCGCCTGCTGTGCTGGCTGTGGGTGCCGGGCGGCCCCTGGCGGGAGGCCGTCGAGGCCGACATCGACGTGTCGTTGAGCGGCATGTGGGCGCTGCGCGAGGTCACCGCCGCCGCCCGCGCGGCGGGCCGCCCCGCGCGCGTGCAGCTCAAGGCCGACACCGGGCTCGGCCGCAACGGCTGCCAGCCCGGCGCCGACTGGGCCGAACTGGTCGGCGAGGCGCTGCGCGCCGAGGCCGAGGGGCTGGTCCGGGTCACCGGACTGTGGTCGCACTTCGCGTGCGCCGACGAGCCGGGGCACCCCTCCATCGCCGCCCAGCTCACCCGGTTCCGGGAGATGGTGGCGTACGCCGAGGAGCGGGGCGTACGGCCCGAGGTGCGGCACATCGCCAACTCGCCGGCCGCCCTCACCCTGCCCGAGAGCCACTTCGACCTGGTCCGCACCGGCATCGCGATGTACGGCGTCTCGCCCAGCCCGGAACTGGGCACCCCGGCGGACTTCGGGCTGCGCCCGGTGATGACGCTCAGCGCCTCCCTCGCCCTGGTCAAGCACGCACCGGGCGGCCACGGCGTCAGCTACGGCCACCACTACGTCACCCCCGGCGAGACCACCCTCGGCCTGGTCCCGGTCGGCTACGCGGACGGCATCCCGCGGCACGCCTCGGGCAGTGGCCCGGTGCTGGTCGACGGCAAGTGGCGGACGGTCGCCGGGCGGGTCGCCATGGACCAGTTCGTGGTGGACCTCGGCGGTGACGAGCCCCCGGTGGGGACCGAGGCGGTGCTCTTCGGACCGGGCGACCGGGGCGAGCCCACCGCCGAGGACTGGGCGCAGGCCTGCGGCACGATCGCGTACGAGATCGTCACCCGCATCGGCACCCGGGTCCCGCGCGTCCATGTGGACGAGCGGGAAGCGGGGTAA